The following are encoded together in the Actinoplanes sp. N902-109 genome:
- a CDS encoding caspase family protein, with protein sequence MTGRQAILIGVQHYKDPLIKDLDFIPDDLAEMSEAFTAAGFETSVHDPEDTDSQSIDSAIEFALQDAAAGATVVIFLTGHGIHHDGMDYLVPSGALTRSYTFAERCVRLNFDRYIERSRAANVIVVVDACREGISIKEKGVANAAAWSRRKVQQVAERQVAYVYACSPGERARYAGDAPNAFSVFTRAFSQVIREKTGSSLLADVVAETQTVLDELTADRELPRQQIRLLSDSAADLPLLTRPPRPTEQDFSLHPWVSMVDSHPAWERVDLGNSAHQQLRAQTIQIVTSLAATCQRNAESLAPDPWFDDQFCARMTARLRWFIGNVLNPDKLGLSTAEAALLVSFPAIYTTFWAANAVAASSVLDGEPVDPAGGPDGKVRFDGFVQSHGRLHRRAQQLAEAGDAEAAAAIRWWLFHRWLIRQPSCYQAEAVRSMIGLDRMPGPDSPASLAAEVFNSERLIALLRAVHMDIAMVVSDDGDAALQQARLIANASENEQTVREVLLSCLLTAAYRFAIDPVLLPEVVADHIGTGYSIETAEVIATIRAATWEARGRTRLLSAECTHAAIDVALHEQVDRLNDLLTTFDMVAERPTLTPLADMPVHAAADRVRAAVGTDGKKRYSSTGMRFHLADDRIQELLMGEQLYGDPALAIRELYQNALDACRYKQARLSYLIAKGDAAVDSELRSWQGRITVRSGEADGRPYIECTDNGVGMGTRELAEVFSHAGVRFSDLPEYVDEQADWRTFDIKLFPNSKFGIGVLSYFMLADDIVVTTSRFRRSGRRDPRLRVHIAGPGSLFKVEEADDSGDSGTTIRLYLRDPRHATPSVALLKRILWLSDHDVEIVDGADTFHLPARQLSPVAAATGSDPDESESATLAKVGEPTVSVATGSPDVFWLSGAGGVLADGLWAGRSKFGYIVNMTGRNLPRLTIDRKAILDYPETVATGMVREQLSHLIDSAPDLFAFDWLCDLLRADPALADAAMQQAVATDCFEWQINGSTGAVRWLGCFLHDEDIFANEVIGNDAYHAEEFTDSLPPDNILQWRFEAWAKAGMFERIRAVDGVQPLTAMPSDIYLLSQGASLEKNYWILASNHRANAQRVRSTPASGFLPLEQVVPRGHIAHVSRSTGRSVTQLVERLTALGFTTPPADSLPEPPTEADIVILGGRDAPLRDHDVTPGHVLQVAKRLGLPVAEVLEKLRQFGFSVADVQIPAEPVTTSLLRILSVDGDARVPWLHTTTPIAAANVWNTVAAGIDVAEAMAVWTRFGFDTSSVGHLVAAGPDERDLLLVSRDHDGRAPWLADTEAIDLVRLVETGEKLAVPLREAAARLRRLGFSVPDVSNISDHLGTDDRSLLTILKSIDPAVDVPRIVLVRAAYTERQPIQEMAQRLRNLGFSISADDAAASYPTNNDIDQLLRGNDSWRQFEQPVHPHAILHLMARHRLTRSEVVTRLRRIGATIDILPEREELDAFQKSMILSVLGAPTRYRALRGDRTTIASIDNVTGFCRNREIPCSRLRDHLHQFDIRTMMPIFPDVVPTVQDAAMLQVLRSFDEPDKPLPLAAIALCAHTSRLSVPETIGRLEDFGYRTPEDAWKAPGRLGGKEIALLSEDLQGIGPWLGREPVTLRHVVSAAGLLDMPLAEVIDTLVAFGLPMPASISSVVTVDPLVR encoded by the coding sequence GGGCAGCGAATGTCATCGTGGTCGTGGACGCCTGCCGTGAGGGCATCTCCATCAAAGAAAAGGGTGTCGCCAACGCCGCCGCCTGGTCGCGCCGCAAGGTGCAGCAGGTAGCCGAGCGCCAGGTCGCCTATGTCTATGCCTGTTCGCCGGGTGAACGGGCCCGGTATGCCGGTGACGCACCGAATGCCTTCAGCGTCTTCACCCGGGCGTTCAGCCAGGTCATCCGCGAGAAGACCGGCTCGAGCCTGCTGGCCGACGTCGTCGCGGAGACCCAGACCGTCCTCGACGAGCTGACCGCGGACCGGGAGCTGCCCCGCCAGCAGATCCGGCTGTTGAGCGACAGCGCGGCGGACTTGCCGTTGCTGACCCGGCCGCCGCGGCCGACCGAGCAGGATTTCTCCCTGCACCCCTGGGTCAGCATGGTGGACAGCCATCCGGCCTGGGAGCGTGTCGATCTCGGCAACAGCGCGCATCAGCAGCTCCGGGCGCAGACCATCCAGATCGTCACCTCGCTGGCCGCCACCTGTCAGCGGAATGCGGAGAGCCTTGCCCCGGACCCCTGGTTCGACGACCAATTCTGTGCTCGGATGACCGCCCGCCTTCGCTGGTTCATCGGCAACGTGCTGAACCCCGACAAGCTCGGCCTGTCGACAGCCGAGGCCGCCCTCCTGGTCAGCTTCCCGGCCATCTACACGACGTTCTGGGCCGCGAACGCCGTCGCGGCGAGCTCCGTCCTGGACGGGGAACCGGTGGACCCGGCAGGCGGCCCGGACGGCAAAGTCAGGTTCGACGGTTTCGTGCAGAGCCACGGCCGGTTGCACCGGCGGGCGCAGCAGCTGGCTGAGGCCGGCGACGCCGAGGCAGCGGCGGCCATCCGCTGGTGGCTGTTCCATCGCTGGCTGATCCGGCAGCCGTCGTGCTACCAGGCCGAGGCGGTGCGGTCGATGATCGGCCTGGATCGCATGCCCGGCCCGGATTCGCCAGCTTCGCTGGCCGCCGAGGTCTTCAACAGCGAGCGCCTGATCGCGCTCCTCCGCGCGGTGCACATGGACATCGCCATGGTGGTGTCCGACGACGGGGACGCCGCACTGCAGCAGGCCCGGTTGATCGCCAACGCCTCCGAGAACGAGCAGACGGTCCGTGAGGTGCTCCTGTCGTGCCTGCTGACCGCGGCCTACCGCTTCGCCATCGACCCGGTCCTGCTGCCCGAAGTGGTGGCCGATCACATCGGCACCGGATACTCGATCGAGACCGCCGAGGTCATCGCCACGATCCGGGCAGCGACCTGGGAGGCCCGGGGCCGCACCCGGTTGTTGTCGGCGGAGTGCACCCATGCGGCGATCGACGTAGCGCTGCACGAGCAGGTGGATCGCCTGAACGACCTGCTGACCACGTTCGACATGGTTGCCGAGCGGCCCACCCTGACCCCGCTCGCCGACATGCCCGTGCACGCGGCTGCGGACCGGGTCCGGGCGGCCGTCGGAACCGACGGCAAGAAGCGCTACAGCTCCACCGGCATGCGCTTTCATCTGGCCGATGACCGCATTCAAGAGCTTCTGATGGGCGAGCAGCTGTACGGGGACCCGGCGCTCGCCATCCGGGAGCTCTACCAGAACGCGCTGGACGCCTGCCGTTACAAGCAGGCGCGGCTGAGCTACCTCATCGCCAAAGGCGATGCAGCGGTCGATTCCGAGCTGCGCTCCTGGCAGGGCCGCATCACGGTCCGCAGCGGTGAGGCGGACGGCCGCCCGTACATCGAGTGCACGGACAACGGCGTCGGCATGGGCACCCGCGAACTGGCCGAGGTCTTCTCGCACGCCGGTGTCCGCTTCTCCGACCTTCCCGAGTACGTCGACGAGCAGGCCGACTGGCGCACGTTCGACATCAAGCTGTTCCCCAACAGCAAGTTCGGCATCGGCGTCCTCAGCTACTTCATGCTTGCCGACGACATCGTCGTCACCACCTCCCGGTTCCGCCGCAGCGGCCGACGGGACCCACGCCTGCGGGTGCACATCGCCGGGCCCGGCTCGTTGTTCAAGGTCGAGGAGGCTGATGACAGCGGGGACTCGGGCACCACCATCCGGCTGTATCTGCGCGACCCGCGGCACGCCACGCCGAGCGTTGCGCTGCTCAAGAGGATTCTGTGGCTGTCGGATCACGACGTCGAAATCGTCGACGGCGCGGATACCTTCCACCTGCCGGCTCGTCAGCTCTCGCCGGTGGCCGCGGCGACCGGGTCCGATCCTGACGAGTCCGAGTCCGCCACCCTTGCCAAGGTGGGTGAACCAACTGTTTCGGTGGCGACCGGTTCCCCGGATGTCTTCTGGCTGTCCGGTGCGGGCGGAGTCCTCGCCGACGGGCTGTGGGCCGGCCGCAGCAAGTTCGGCTACATCGTCAACATGACGGGCAGAAATCTTCCACGGTTGACCATCGACCGGAAAGCGATCCTCGATTATCCGGAGACCGTTGCGACGGGCATGGTGCGGGAACAGCTGAGCCACCTGATCGACTCCGCGCCGGACCTCTTCGCTTTCGACTGGCTGTGTGATCTGCTCCGAGCCGATCCGGCGCTCGCCGATGCCGCGATGCAGCAAGCCGTCGCCACCGATTGTTTCGAGTGGCAGATCAACGGTTCGACCGGTGCGGTCCGATGGCTGGGGTGCTTTCTTCACGACGAAGACATCTTTGCGAACGAGGTGATCGGCAACGACGCCTACCACGCTGAGGAATTCACCGATTCACTCCCGCCGGACAATATTCTCCAGTGGCGGTTCGAAGCGTGGGCGAAAGCCGGCATGTTCGAAAGAATCCGGGCAGTGGATGGTGTGCAGCCGCTGACGGCGATGCCGTCCGACATCTATCTGCTGAGTCAAGGCGCATCACTCGAGAAGAACTACTGGATATTGGCCAGTAATCATCGTGCCAATGCGCAACGGGTGCGGAGCACTCCGGCCAGCGGCTTCCTTCCCCTGGAGCAGGTTGTCCCTCGCGGCCATATAGCCCATGTCTCGCGCAGCACCGGGCGATCGGTCACTCAACTCGTCGAGCGGCTGACCGCTCTCGGCTTCACCACACCCCCGGCCGACAGCTTGCCCGAGCCTCCCACCGAGGCGGACATTGTCATTCTTGGTGGCCGCGATGCGCCGCTCCGCGATCACGACGTGACACCGGGCCATGTCCTGCAGGTGGCGAAGCGTCTGGGGCTGCCGGTTGCGGAAGTGCTGGAAAAACTGCGGCAATTCGGGTTCTCCGTGGCGGATGTCCAGATACCTGCTGAACCGGTCACCACGAGTCTGCTACGCATCCTCAGCGTAGACGGCGATGCTCGAGTCCCCTGGTTGCACACCACTACGCCGATTGCTGCCGCTAACGTATGGAACACCGTCGCGGCGGGAATCGACGTGGCCGAGGCAATGGCGGTGTGGACCAGATTCGGGTTCGACACCTCCTCCGTCGGGCACCTCGTCGCCGCCGGACCTGACGAGAGGGACCTGCTGCTGGTCAGCCGCGATCACGATGGCAGGGCGCCTTGGCTGGCCGACACGGAAGCCATAGACCTGGTGCGACTCGTCGAAACCGGGGAGAAGCTCGCCGTCCCGCTGCGGGAGGCAGCGGCACGGCTGAGACGCCTCGGTTTCTCCGTCCCGGACGTCAGCAACATCTCCGATCATCTCGGGACGGACGACCGCTCCTTGCTCACGATTCTCAAATCCATCGATCCGGCGGTCGACGTTCCCAGAATTGTTTTGGTGCGTGCCGCTTACACGGAACGGCAGCCGATCCAGGAGATGGCCCAGCGACTGCGCAACTTGGGGTTCTCCATCTCGGCCGACGACGCCGCGGCGTCGTACCCGACCAACAACGACATCGATCAACTGCTCCGCGGGAACGACTCCTGGCGGCAGTTCGAACAACCGGTTCATCCCCATGCGATTCTGCATCTGATGGCACGACACCGACTGACCCGCTCCGAGGTCGTCACCCGCCTGCGCCGGATCGGGGCAACTATTGACATCCTCCCGGAACGGGAAGAGCTGGACGCCTTTCAGAAATCCATGATCCTCAGCGTACTGGGTGCGCCAACTCGATACCGTGCCCTGCGGGGGGACCGCACCACGATCGCATCGATCGACAACGTCACCGGATTCTGCCGCAACCGCGAGATCCCGTGCAGCCGGCTGCGTGATCATCTCCACCAATTCGACATTCGCACCATGATGCCGATTTTCCCGGACGTCGTACCAACCGTGCAGGACGCGGCCATGCTTCAGGTACTTCGGTCCTTCGACGAGCCTGACAAGCCCCTGCCCCTTGCAGCGATCGCACTCTGCGCGCACACCAGCCGGTTGTCCGTCCCGGAGACGATCGGGAGACTTGAGGACTTCGGCTACCGGACGCCGGAGGATGCGTGGAAGGCGCCGGGCAGGCTCGGCGGCAAAGAAATCGCACTGCTGAGCGAAGATCTGCAAGGTATCGGTCCGTGGCTGGGCAGGGAACCCGTTACGTTGCGCCATGTCGTGAGCGCCGCGGGATTGCTCGACATGCCCCTTGCGGAGGTGATCGACACGCTCGTTGCGTTCGGCCTGCCGATGCCGGCGTCGATCTCGTCGGTGGTGACCGTCGACCCGCTGGTGCGGTGA
- a CDS encoding diguanylate cyclase, translated as MTTHVAAPGSAVAGAGDERVRIEAQLAELEGRPTSQFRSVFAPAATIERQAGALSFDDLFMRARLLRANVFVREGRSERGGRWAHEVLAWAQEHGHAFLLARTHRVLSIFYRQVGDLAEGLTHAVQSYSHLADDEPPQVRARHLMTLAVALDEAGSTEEGARRFREALHLATAAQDPELALNILNNMAYTAFEKDDELAARQLVGRMREVLALTGRTFSALELDTIARIEMMSGHYDAVEDTLQILLDGNQSEVAAHEGDAPAVCLLTLAEARRLDRRFEAAQQALDAAVRITEERGLDRVRAQAREEQAALYAATGQFERAYEEHRAFHKAATALHSAQREARARALQAVFEATEARRASEHFREMAHRDALTGLYNRRYVNERLPALLGEALAGRTPLSLAVLDLDHFKRINDTLSHATGDSVLQQIAQLLLEATSGAMIAARMGGEEFVLIMPGVDAEEAAARCERLRLRIRSYAWEPVTGSLPVTTSVGVTTSDDGRGSPSALLSLADRNLYVAKREGRDRVVAD; from the coding sequence ATGACGACGCACGTGGCAGCGCCGGGTTCCGCCGTTGCCGGGGCCGGGGACGAGCGGGTCCGGATCGAGGCGCAGCTCGCCGAGCTGGAGGGGCGGCCGACCTCGCAGTTCCGCAGTGTGTTCGCGCCGGCCGCGACGATCGAGCGGCAGGCCGGCGCGCTGAGCTTCGACGACCTGTTCATGCGGGCGCGGCTGCTGCGGGCGAATGTCTTCGTCCGGGAGGGTCGTTCGGAACGCGGTGGCCGCTGGGCGCACGAGGTGCTGGCCTGGGCCCAGGAGCACGGGCATGCGTTCCTGCTGGCGCGCACGCACCGGGTGCTGTCGATTTTCTACCGGCAGGTCGGTGACCTCGCCGAGGGGCTGACCCACGCGGTGCAGTCGTACTCGCACCTCGCCGATGACGAGCCGCCGCAGGTGCGGGCCCGGCACCTGATGACGCTGGCCGTGGCGCTGGACGAGGCCGGGTCGACCGAGGAGGGCGCCCGGCGGTTCCGCGAGGCGCTGCACCTGGCGACCGCCGCGCAGGACCCGGAGCTGGCGCTCAACATCCTCAACAACATGGCCTACACCGCGTTCGAGAAGGACGACGAACTCGCCGCCCGCCAGCTCGTCGGCCGGATGCGGGAGGTGCTGGCGCTGACCGGGCGCACCTTCAGCGCGCTGGAGCTGGACACCATCGCCCGCATCGAGATGATGAGCGGGCACTACGACGCGGTCGAGGACACGCTGCAGATCCTGCTGGACGGCAACCAGTCCGAGGTCGCGGCGCACGAGGGTGACGCGCCGGCCGTGTGCCTGCTCACCCTCGCCGAGGCGCGCCGGCTCGATCGCCGGTTCGAGGCGGCCCAGCAGGCTCTGGACGCCGCGGTCCGGATCACCGAGGAGCGCGGGCTCGACCGGGTACGCGCGCAGGCCCGCGAGGAGCAAGCCGCCCTGTACGCCGCCACGGGCCAGTTCGAGCGCGCCTACGAGGAGCACCGGGCTTTTCACAAGGCGGCGACGGCGTTGCACTCGGCCCAGCGGGAGGCGCGCGCCCGGGCGTTGCAGGCGGTCTTCGAGGCCACCGAGGCGCGCCGGGCCAGCGAGCACTTCCGCGAGATGGCCCACCGCGACGCGCTGACCGGCCTGTACAACCGGCGTTACGTCAACGAGCGGCTGCCCGCGCTGCTCGGTGAGGCGCTGGCCGGCCGCACCCCGCTCTCGCTGGCGGTGCTCGACCTGGACCACTTCAAGCGGATCAACGACACCCTGTCGCACGCCACCGGCGACAGCGTGCTGCAGCAGATCGCCCAGCTGCTGCTGGAGGCCACCAGCGGCGCCATGATCGCGGCCCGGATGGGCGGCGAGGAGTTCGTGCTGATCATGCCGGGCGTGGACGCCGAGGAGGCGGCGGCCCGGTGCGAACGGCTGCGGCTGCGGATCCGCTCGTACGCCTGGGAGCCGGTCACCGGCTCGCTGCCGGTGACCACCAGCGTCGGCGTGACCACCTCGGACGACGGGCGCGGATCGCCGTCGGCGCTGCTCTCGCTGGCCGACCGCAACCTCTATGTGGCCAAGCGCGAGGGCCGCGACCGCGTGGTGGCCGACTGA
- a CDS encoding sulfite exporter TauE/SafE family protein: MLPGNATLLVLGGVGAGLTGSMAGLASLASYPALLAVGIPPIAANVSNTVALLANTVGTAAGARPELRGHRSRLLRLCAVAAVGGLAGAVLLLATPSAAFERIVPVLIALGAALLLLRDALRRWAGHRSLSPPVLGTLIFLIGIYGGYFGAAAGVLMLAVLSVAATEPLPVTNAVKSIALGAANLSAAVIYAVVAPVHWQAVALLATGCLLGSWLGPALVRRTPERPLRFAIALAALCLAGYLWWHAGR; encoded by the coding sequence GTGCTGCCCGGTAACGCGACCCTGCTCGTGCTCGGCGGGGTCGGTGCCGGGCTGACCGGGTCGATGGCCGGGCTGGCCTCGCTGGCCAGCTATCCGGCCCTGCTCGCGGTCGGCATCCCGCCCATCGCGGCCAACGTCAGCAACACCGTGGCGCTGCTGGCCAACACCGTGGGCACCGCCGCCGGCGCCCGCCCGGAGCTGCGCGGTCACCGCTCCAGGCTGCTGCGGTTGTGCGCGGTCGCCGCGGTCGGCGGGCTGGCCGGGGCGGTGCTGCTGCTGGCCACGCCGTCGGCGGCGTTCGAGCGGATCGTGCCGGTGCTGATCGCCCTGGGCGCGGCCCTGCTGCTCCTGCGCGACGCCCTGCGCCGGTGGGCGGGGCACCGGTCGCTGTCCCCGCCGGTGCTGGGCACCCTGATCTTCCTCATCGGCATCTACGGCGGCTATTTCGGCGCCGCGGCGGGCGTGCTCATGCTGGCCGTGCTGTCGGTCGCCGCCACCGAGCCCCTCCCGGTCACCAACGCGGTCAAGAGCATCGCCCTGGGCGCCGCCAACCTGTCCGCCGCGGTCATCTATGCCGTCGTCGCCCCGGTGCACTGGCAGGCAGTGGCTCTGCTGGCGACCGGCTGTCTGCTCGGCAGCTGGCTGGGCCCCGCCCTGGTCCGCCGCACCCCGGAACGCCCGCTGCGCTTCGCCATCGCCCTGGCGGCGCTGTGCCTGGCCGGCTATCTCTGGTGGCACGCCGGCCGGTGA
- a CDS encoding alpha/beta fold hydrolase codes for MLRLAMAAPRPYAGWVSRRITVAGLRLHERVRAQPVAGLPVVMLHGLAVSHRYLMPTAHALAGRHPVLVPDLPGFGFSDKPRRALNVGEHAAVVAAWLTAHRLGPVCLAGHSFGAEIAAAVAARRPDLVAAVVLAGPTSDPAARTRLRLTGRWCGDLPVEAGKRQALIVGRDVTQAKPWRVWATVGHSVHNAVEDDLARITVPALVLGGERDPVAPLPWRTRVAQLTGGISVTVPGAAHNVLTTHGEAAAGAIDALLDQATGDRSNVTASG; via the coding sequence ATGCTCCGTCTCGCCATGGCCGCTCCCCGGCCGTACGCCGGTTGGGTCAGCCGCCGGATTACCGTGGCCGGCCTCCGGTTGCACGAGCGCGTGCGGGCCCAGCCGGTTGCCGGGTTGCCGGTGGTCATGCTGCACGGACTGGCGGTGTCGCACCGCTATCTCATGCCGACGGCGCACGCCCTGGCCGGACGGCATCCGGTGCTGGTGCCGGACCTGCCGGGCTTCGGTTTCAGCGACAAGCCGCGCCGGGCCCTGAACGTGGGTGAGCACGCCGCCGTCGTGGCGGCCTGGCTGACGGCGCACCGGCTGGGTCCGGTGTGCCTGGCGGGGCACTCCTTCGGCGCGGAGATCGCCGCGGCGGTCGCGGCCCGGCGCCCGGACCTGGTGGCGGCGGTGGTGCTGGCCGGCCCGACCAGTGACCCGGCGGCGCGGACCCGGCTGCGGCTGACCGGGCGCTGGTGCGGCGATCTGCCGGTGGAGGCCGGGAAGCGGCAGGCGCTGATCGTGGGCCGCGACGTCACGCAGGCCAAGCCGTGGCGGGTGTGGGCCACGGTGGGCCACTCGGTGCACAACGCGGTCGAGGACGACCTGGCCCGGATCACCGTGCCGGCCCTGGTGCTCGGCGGCGAGCGGGACCCGGTGGCACCGCTGCCCTGGCGCACCCGGGTGGCCCAGCTCACCGGCGGCATCTCCGTCACCGTGCCGGGCGCCGCCCACAACGTGCTGACCACCCATGGCGAGGCCGCGGCCGGGGCGATCGACGCCCTGCTCGATCAGGCCACGGGCGACAGGTCGAACGTGACGGCGAGCGGGTAG
- a CDS encoding endonuclease/exonuclease/phosphatase family protein, whose translation MTVRLVTWNLKTGGSGGRLAAVVALLQRERPDLLALQELRDFQRHDGARMREVAAALGMTATLAPSAFGQPVAVLVRPPLTVARRATVRWRLHHAAAAVTVPTQAGPLTVVSTHLNPFRPYRRLREARWLAHRYAAPLTLIAGDLNSLDPGTGHTERLSRLPELYRRRHVQADGSADTRAIAAFTEAGFTDLWRTAGRGDGLTVPTSKGGGQEFSNAGMRLDYLLARPQLAARAVQARVIRGGEAEWASDHYPLAVTFDLSPVA comes from the coding sequence GTGACAGTCAGGCTCGTCACGTGGAACCTCAAGACCGGTGGATCCGGTGGGCGGCTTGCCGCCGTGGTGGCATTGTTGCAGCGCGAGCGTCCCGACCTGCTCGCCCTGCAGGAGCTGCGCGACTTCCAGCGGCACGACGGCGCCCGGATGCGTGAGGTCGCCGCCGCGCTGGGCATGACCGCGACGCTGGCCCCCTCGGCGTTCGGGCAGCCGGTCGCCGTGCTGGTCCGCCCGCCGCTGACCGTCGCCCGCCGGGCCACCGTGCGGTGGCGGCTGCATCACGCCGCCGCGGCGGTGACCGTGCCGACCCAGGCCGGCCCGCTCACCGTCGTGAGCACCCATCTCAACCCGTTCCGGCCCTACCGCCGGCTGCGCGAGGCCCGCTGGCTCGCCCATCGGTACGCCGCGCCGCTCACGCTGATCGCCGGCGACCTCAACTCGCTCGACCCGGGCACCGGGCACACCGAGCGGCTGTCCCGGCTGCCCGAGCTGTACCGGCGGCGGCACGTGCAGGCCGACGGCAGCGCGGACACCCGGGCGATCGCGGCGTTCACCGAGGCGGGCTTCACCGACCTGTGGCGTACGGCGGGCCGCGGCGACGGGCTGACCGTGCCCACCAGCAAGGGCGGTGGCCAGGAGTTCTCCAACGCCGGCATGCGGCTCGACTATCTGCTCGCCCGCCCGCAGCTGGCGGCGCGCGCGGTGCAGGCCCGGGTGATCCGGGGCGGCGAGGCCGAGTGGGCCTCCGACCACTACCCGCTCGCCGTCACGTTCGACCTGTCGCCCGTGGCCTGA
- a CDS encoding phosphatase PAP2 family protein: MTDVVMGSDDGRVHRRAGWGPLRHFTGRAVLGLLAVVAVGLGFGLLLLLVRFHWSPLQRLDHAVAEGLNGWVAPHPPVVTVLKAIAQLGGRTIMLWLVAVAVVLLLIRRRTRLAIYLVVTGVGALLLDPSLKTLVGRLRPVVDVPVATAPGNSFPSGHALGSMVAYGALLLVFLPAVAPRRRKVAIGFTALIIVAIGITRIALGVHFLSDVLAGWLLGAAWLGVTAYAFRVWRREVGRPVPPLSEGLEPEAATDVTPASGEQRVLPHPWTGAAEILVGWTLTFGLLYGLGWLLVNETPGTWIQSLDDGFPRWLQTFRTAGWDHFSYLWSKAGDTHAILVVSLVFCPIAVAVWRSWRPVLFVVLAMFGELTLFLTTAAAVGRPRPPVEQLDGKLPTSSFPSGHIAATMCLYVAIAILVLPRVRAWWRWLFVALAVVMPVGVALSRMYRGMHHPTDVLGAALLTACWLSVLWWAVRPSPSSAAEPAASSSAAEPAASSSAAEPAASSSAVEPASSFSAAEPAARFSDAEPAAPAADVDAQVTR; this comes from the coding sequence ATGACCGATGTGGTGATGGGCAGCGACGACGGCCGGGTGCACCGGCGGGCCGGCTGGGGCCCGCTGCGCCACTTCACCGGACGCGCCGTGCTGGGCCTGCTGGCCGTCGTGGCGGTCGGGCTCGGCTTCGGGTTGCTGCTGCTGCTCGTACGGTTCCACTGGTCGCCCCTGCAGCGGCTGGATCACGCCGTGGCCGAGGGCCTGAACGGCTGGGTCGCGCCGCACCCGCCGGTGGTCACCGTGCTCAAGGCGATCGCGCAGCTCGGTGGTCGTACCATCATGCTCTGGCTGGTGGCCGTGGCCGTGGTGCTGCTGCTCATCCGCCGGCGCACCCGGCTCGCGATCTACCTGGTGGTCACCGGGGTCGGGGCGCTGCTGCTGGACCCCTCGCTCAAGACCCTGGTCGGGCGGCTGCGGCCGGTCGTCGACGTGCCGGTCGCCACCGCGCCGGGCAACAGCTTCCCGAGCGGGCACGCCCTCGGCTCGATGGTCGCGTACGGGGCGTTGTTGCTGGTCTTCCTGCCCGCGGTCGCGCCGCGCCGGCGCAAGGTGGCCATCGGGTTCACCGCGCTGATCATCGTGGCCATCGGGATCACCCGCATCGCGCTGGGCGTGCACTTCCTCTCCGACGTGCTGGCCGGCTGGCTGCTGGGAGCCGCGTGGCTGGGCGTCACGGCGTACGCCTTCCGGGTCTGGCGCCGGGAGGTCGGCCGGCCCGTGCCGCCGCTCAGCGAGGGACTCGAACCCGAGGCCGCGACGGACGTCACCCCGGCATCCGGCGAGCAGCGCGTGCTGCCGCACCCGTGGACCGGTGCCGCCGAGATCCTGGTCGGCTGGACGCTGACGTTCGGCCTGCTCTACGGGCTCGGCTGGCTGCTGGTCAACGAGACCCCGGGCACCTGGATCCAGTCCCTGGACGACGGTTTCCCGCGCTGGTTGCAGACCTTCCGTACGGCCGGGTGGGACCACTTCAGCTACCTGTGGAGCAAGGCCGGCGACACCCACGCGATCCTCGTGGTGTCGCTGGTGTTCTGCCCGATCGCGGTGGCCGTGTGGCGCAGCTGGCGGCCCGTGCTGTTCGTGGTGCTGGCCATGTTCGGCGAGCTCACCCTGTTCCTGACCACGGCCGCGGCGGTCGGCCGGCCGCGCCCGCCGGTCGAGCAGCTCGACGGCAAGCTGCCGACCTCGTCGTTCCCGTCCGGCCACATCGCCGCGACCATGTGCCTGTACGTGGCGATCGCGATCCTGGTGCTGCCGCGGGTGCGCGCGTGGTGGCGCTGGCTGTTCGTGGCGCTGGCGGTTGTCATGCCGGTGGGGGTGGCGCTGTCGCGGATGTACCGGGGGATGCACCACCCGACCGACGTGCTGGGGGCCGCGCTGCTGACGGCTTGCTGGTTGTCGGTGCTGTGGTGGGCGGTGCGGCCGTCACCCTCATCTGCCGCGGAGCCGGCCGCCAGCTCTTCAGCCGCGGAGCCGGCCGCCAGCTCTTCAGCCGCGGAGCCTGCCGCCAGCTCTTCAGCTGTGGAGCCTGCCTCCAGTTTTTCTGCCGCGGAGCCTGCCGCTCGCTTCTCTGATGCGGAGCCTGCCGCTCCCGCAGCAGACGTTGACGCTCAGGTGACGCGGTGA